The following is a genomic window from Pseudomonadales bacterium.
TCCTCCGTCGCCGTAACCGGGTTGGGCGTCGTGAACTCATCGACCGGCAGGTTCCATTTCATCTCGTGATCTCTCCATGGCTGTACCTGCCTTGATCCGGCCGGCATGGGGTTTCAATTCACGACGATTATCGGTGCCCAACCGCGCCACTACAAGGCAAGCGCCCCAGAACGCCTGTCGGGTTGAAACCCGACCCACGTAGGTCGGCATTCATGCCGACTGTTGATGCACCCACCTGTCGGGTTGAAACCCGACCCACGTAGGTCGGCATTCATGCCGACAGGGTTGCCGCCACGACCGTCGGGTTGAAACCCGACCTACGTGGGTCGGCATTCATGCCGACGGGGTTGCCGCCACGGCCGTCGGGCTGAAGCCCGACCTACGTGGGTCGGCATTCATGCCGACGGAATTGCCACCACGACCGTCGGGTTGAAACCCGACCTACGTAGGTCGGCATTCATGCCGACAGGGTTGCCGCCACGACCGTCGGGTTGAAACCCGACCTACGTGGGTCGGCATTCATGCCGACGGAGTTGCTGCCACGGCCGTCGGGTTGAAACCCGACCTACGTGGGTCGGCATTCATGCCGACGGGGTTGCCGCCACGGCCGTCGGGCTGAAGCCCGACCTACGTGGGTCGGCATTCATGCCGACGGAATTGCCACCATACCCGTCGGGCTGAAGCCCGACCTACGTGGGTCGGCATTCATGCCGACGGGGTTGCCGCCACGACCGTCGGGCTGAAACCCGACCTGCGTAGGTCGGCATTCGTGCCGACGGGGTTGCCGCCACGGCCGTCGGGCTGAAGCCCGGCCTACGGTCTTTGCAGCAACGAACGGATCCGCCCGCGTTCGGCCGGAAAAAGCAGCGCCAACGCAGCGAAGTAAACCACTACCCCGGCCGTACAGGCCGCGGTGAGGCGCAGCACACGCACTGGCCAGCCAAAGGCTGCAAGCTGCGACAGCCACGGAAATGTCGCGACCAGAAGCGCACCCATCAGCGTTACCGCCACCAGCATCTTCGCCATATCGCGTCGCAAGCCAGGCTCGGGACGATACACCTCGCGCCGCAGCAGCCCGAGCAACAACAGCCCGGCGTTCAGATACGCCGCAAGCGTGGTCGCCAGCGACAGTCCCACGTGCCCTACCTGCCACAGATGGTGCAACGGAATCACCAACAGCAGGTTCAACCCCATGTTCGCCACCATCGCCTTGATGCCGATGATGACCGGAGTGCGTGTGTCCTGACGCGAGTAATACGCGGTTGCCAGCACCTTGATCAGCATGAATGCAGGCAAACCCAGCGCCATCGCTGCAAGGCTCAGCGAAGCCATCGAAACATCGCGCTGGCTCATCGCGCCGTAGCCGAACAACGTATCCAGGATCGGCGCAGCAAGCAGCACCAGCGCAAGCGTGGCGGGAAGCGCGATCAGCAGGATCATCTTGATCGCCCAGTCGAGAGTGTGGCGGAACTCCTCGGGCGAGCGTGTCGAATACTCGCGCGACAGACCCGGCAGGATCACCGTTGCGATCGCGATGCCGAACACCCCGAGCGGAAGCTCCGTCAGGCGCTCGGCGTAGTACAGCCACGACACGCTGCCGGTAGGCAGGAACGAGGCCAACACGGTATCGATGAGCAGGTTGATCTGGCTCACCGACACGCCGAACAGCGCCGGCAGCATCAGCTTCAGGATACGGCGCACGCCCGGATGACCGACCTCCAGACGCGGGCGCGGCAGCATCTGCAGCCGGGCAAGAAACGGCAACTGGAACAGCAACTGGATCAGGCCGGCCATGAACACCGCCCAGGCAAGCGCAAACACCGGCTCCGCAAACCAGCGTGAAGCAACCAGCGCACCGGCTATCAGCGTCAGATTCAGGAACACCGGCGTCAACGCCGGCACCGCGAAGCGCGAATAGCTGTTCAGTACCGCACCGGCAAAGCCGGTCATCGAGATGAAGAACAGGTACGGGAACGTGATACGGATCATGCCCGCCGTGAGCGCCATCTTCTCGGGCATCTGCGTGAAGCCCGGCGCGAACACCAACGTCACTACCGGAGCGCCCACCACCGCGAGCGCAATCACCGCCAGCAACGCTGCACCCAGCACACCGGATACGGCGTCGACCAGCCCCTTCACCTCCGCGACCGTGCGGGTGGCACGGTATTCCGACAGCACCGGCACGAAGGCCTGCGAGAACGCACCCTCGGCGAACAGCCGGCGCAGGAACTGCGGGATGCGGAACGCGATGAAGAAGGCATCGGCATTGGCAGCGGCGCCGAACATCGACGCGATCACCACGTCGCGCACCAGCCCGGCGACGCGCGAGATCATCGTCATCGCGCCGACCACGAGACTCGAGCGAAACAGTCGTCGTCCGGTGTTGGCACGCACGGCGGATTCATTCACTGCGAAGCCCTCGCCCACAGCGCTCGCGGAACAGGGGCCAGTAATGCCCGCCACGGCTCTCGTACAGCGTGACCGCCCGCGCCTCGCCGTCGAGCTCGAGCGCAAGGTCCGCAGGTTGCGTATCAGCCGGTCGGCCCTTCCAGCGCGCGAGGCTGAGGTGAGGACGGTAGGCACGGTGCTCGATCGCGAACCCCGCCTGCGCCAGCGTGAAGGCCAGCGGCGCATGCCAGCGCAGCAAAGGCTGCGGATCGTCAGGCAGAGCAGCCAGCACCCGCGGCTTGTGCGCATCCGGGAACGCACGCGCCGCCACCAACCGGTAACGCAGCGGCACCAACGTCGGCGTGACCGCCGCGACGCATTCGCGAATGCGCACGACCTCGTCGACGCGCACCTGCCCGAGGAACACCAGCGTCAGGTGGTAATCCTCGGGCGCGATCCAGCGCAGCGCAGGCGATGGAAAATGGGCCGCCAGCGCCGCGTGCAGCGCCACCAGCCGTGCCCGCAGCGCTGCGCCGGGATCGATCGCGAGAAAGCAGCGGATCAGGCCCACGCGCGGCGAATTCCGTCACGCTCGAGGTGCAGCCACTGCAGCGCGATCAGCGTGTGCGCGTTGTCGAAACGCCCGTCGCGCTGCATTTCCACGAGTTTCGCGTACGGAATCACGTGCAGGCGGATGTCCTCGTGCTCATTTGCCATGCCGTGCAGCTCGCGCACACCATCCAGATTCACGCGGGCGCAGAACAGGTGGAAGTACTCGTCGGTACCACCGGGGCTGGAGTAATACCCCGCGACCGGCAGCAGTTCACGCACGATGCTGCCGGATTCCTCGGCCGTCTCGCGCACGGCGACCTCGGCCGGCGTCTCACCCGGTTCGACGAGGCCCGCAACCAGTTCGAGCAGCCACGGGCTGCCGGCGCGAAATGCCGCGCCTATGCGAAACTGCTCGACCATCCCGACCGCGTCGAGCACGGGATCGTAAAGCAGTACTCCCACCGCCTCGCCGCGGCAGTGCAGCTCGCGGCTGACGACTTCCGACCACCCACCGGCGAAACGACGAAAACGCAGGCGGAACCGTTTCAGCTTCCAGAAGCCGCTCCAGACCGTCTTCTCGCCGACGAATTCGACGTCGTCGTGACCGAAGGGTCGCATAGGTCTCACTCCGCGAAACGCTTGCCGGTATACCAGCTCACCGGCGATTCATGGCGACGCACCAGGTGAACCACGTCGAGCACCAGCGCGAACAGCGCCATGCGCACCAGCACGCCGTTGTCGGTCTGGCGGAAGATCGCAAGGTTCGGGTTCTCGTTCAGATCGGGGTCGAGCTCGTTCGCTTCCGCACGCGAGTCGCGCGGCAGTGGATGCATGATGACCGTGTTCGGTTCGCAGAACTGCGTGTAGATCGCCTGGTTCAGCCGGTAGCGCCCGCGGAACAGGTTGGCTTCCTCACGACTCGTGAAGCGCTCCTCCTGGATCCGCGTCGAGTAGGCGATGTCGACGTGAGCGATCGACTGCTCCATCGCATCGGATTCGACCACGGTGTGACCGCGCGTGCGCAGGAACTCGACGATCTCGCCCGGCATGCGCAGCTCTGCCGGAGCGATGCACGTCAGGTGCACGCGTTCGAAGCACGCCAGCAGCTTCGACAGCGAATGCACGGTGCGGCCGAACCGCAGGTCGCCGATCATCGCGATGCGCAGGCCGTCGACGCTGCCGCCGCGATCGCGCATTTCCTTGCGGATCGTGTAGAGGTCGAGCAGCGCCTGCGTGGGATGTTCGTTCGCACCGTCACCGCCGTTGACCACCGGCACGCGGCTCGCTGCCGCGAACTCGGCGACCGAGCCTGCCACCGGATGGCGCATCGCGATGATGTCGCTGTAGCCGCTGATGACGCGCGCGGTGTCGTACAGCGATTCGCCCTTGGAGATGGCCGAACTCTCGAAGCCGGTGGTCTCGCGCACGTCGCCGCCGAGCAGGTTGAAGGCACAGCCGAAGCTCACCCGTGTGCGCGTGCTCGGCTCGAAGAACATGTTGCCGAGAATCGCGCCTTCGAGCACCCGCGTGATGCGGTGGCGGTGCGCGTACGGCGCCATCGAGTCGGCGACGTCGAACACGCGTTCGATGTCGGCGCGCTCGAACCGTTCCACCGACAGAATGTGCGAACCCGCGAAATCCATCTGCGCCTGTCTCCCCGTGTGTGTCCGAATCCGTACCTGTCGGGCTGAAGCCCGACCTACGTGGGTCGGCATTCATGCCGACGGAATTACCGCCACGCCCTGTCGGGTTGAAACCCGACCCACGTGGGTCGGCATTCATGCCGACGGAATTACCGCCACGCCCTGTCGGGCTGAAGCCCGACCCACGTGGGTCGGCATTCATGCCGACATATCACGCGCCGACGCATCCGTCGGGCTGAAGCCCGACCCACATCGTTCATCGCCCCACGCTGCAACGGCATCGAGCACCGCCTGCGCGCGCGCATCGCCGTCACGCTCCACACGCAAGACTTCGATACGCTCTCGCAACGCAGCACAATCGAGCCCACCACGCAGCGGCTTGCGCTGCACCCGCTCCTCGCAGTGCTCCCGCCAGCGCGCGCTCTCATTCGCACTCAGCGACGATCGAAAATTGCGTGCACGATAACGGAACAGCAACTCCTGCAAACGCTCGTCCTCGAACGGAAAACTCTGGCGTGCGAGTTCTGCGCCGTCGAGCAAGCGCACACGATCGGCCAGACGGCGATCACGATCGCAAAAAAATCTGTCGTAGAGTGCGAGCTCAGGATCGACCAGCGGGCGCTCCGCCGCCTCACGGTAGATCGCAGCGAGCTTCTCGCGCAACCCGCGTATCGCACAGACGCGCTGCCGGTTCGATTCACACCTTGCCAGGTCGATGCCATGACGCGCGGCAAGTTCGGGCGTCAGCATCGCGGCGGGAGCGACCATCGGACTGCGGTTCAGGTGCAACTCCTTCAGCGGCACACGCGCCGTATCGGCGGGCAGCGCCGCAGCAGGCGTATACAGCAGCTCGCGCAGACGTTCGCCGTCGAAACGCTCGAGCGGTGATGGATCGAGCGCGAGGTTGCAGACGATCACCTTGTTCGGCTGCCCGGGGTGCTCTGCCAGCGGCAGCACCAGCGCCATGTTGCCATTCTCGGCCGCAAAGCGCGCCGAGACGTGCAGCAGCGGCTTGGCGCCGGAGTAATCGAACTGCGCGCGCACCCAGTTCTTGTCACGCGCGCGCAGCGCATAACCGAACAGCTTCGGTTGGCGCGCACGCAGCAGACGCGCCAGCGCCAGCGTCGCACGCACGTCGGCGAGTGCATCGTGCGCATCTGCATGTTCGATGCCGTTGGCACGCGACAGATCCCCGAGCCGGAAACTCGGCCGCCCATCGGGATGATCCGGCCACTCGATCCCGTCGGGGCGCAGCGCACGCGCCATGCGCAGCACGTCGATCAGATCCCAGCGCGAATTGCCGTTGCGCCACTCGCGCTCGTAGGGATCGAAGAAGTTGCGATACAGCGTGTGGCGTGTGAATTCATCGTCGAAGCGGATGCTGTTGTAGCCCACTGCACAGGTTGCAGGCTGCACCAGCTCGGCATGGATGCGGGCGATGAACTCGCGCTCGGCAAGGCCACGCTCGTGCGCCAGTTGCGGCGTGATGCCGGTAATCAGGCAGGCATCCGGGTGGGGCAGGTAGTCTTCCGGCGGGCGACAATAAAGCAGCAGTGGCTCGCCGATTTCACGCAGTTCGGCATCGGTACGCAGACCGGCGAATTGCGCCGGGCGGTCACTCGCCGGGTTGGCACCGAAGGTTTCGTAGTCGTGCCAGTAGAAGCTCGGCTCGGGCGCCATCCATTCCCCTTGTGCGTCGCGCCGGGTGTCGGGTTGAAACCCGACCTACGTTCGCCGCGTGCGACCGCGTGGGTCGGCATTCATGCCGACGTATCCGTCGGGTTGAAACCCGACCTACATTCGCATCGTTCGATCGCGTGGGTCGGCATTCATGCCGACGTATCCGTCGGGTTGAAACCCGACCTACGTTCGCCGCGTGCGACCGCGTGGGTCGGCATTCATGCCGACGGGATTACCGCCATACCTGTCGGGCTGAAGCCCGACCTACGTTCGCCGCGTTCGACCGCGTGGGTCGGCATTCATGCCGACGTATCCGTCGGGCTGAAGCCCGACCTACACCACTTCGATACGCTCGGCGGCAATGCGCGACTGCCACATCTTCGGGCCGGTGGTGTGCACCGACTCGCCGCGCGTATCGACGGCCACCGTCACCGGCATGTCCTTCACCTCGAACTCGTAGATCGCCTCCATGCCGAGCTCCGGGAACGCCACCACCTTCGCTGCGGTGATAGCCTTCGACACCAGATACGCTGCGCCGCCCACCGCCATCAGGTACACGGCCTGGTTGTCGCGGATCGCCTCGATCGCGGTCGGGCCGCGCTCGGACTTGCCGATCATGCCGATCAGCCCGGTCTTCTCGAGCATCGTGCGGGTGAACTTGTCCATCCGCGTCGCGGTGGTCGGACCCGCAGGCCCCACCACCTCGTCACGCACCGGGTCCACCGGACCCACGTAATAGATGAAGCGATTCGCCAGGTCGACCGGCAGCTTTTCACCAGCGGCGATCATGTCGGTCATCTTCTTGTGCGCCGCGTCGCGCCCGGTCAGCATCCGGCCGGACAGCAGCAGCGTCTCGCCGGTCTTCCACTGCGCCAGATCCTCGCGCGTGACGGTATCGAGGTTCACGCGCCGCGCATCGGCCGCCTCCCAGGTGATGTCCGGCCAGGCGTCGAGCGCGGGCGGCTCCTGCAGCGCCGGCCCACTGCCGTCGAGCACGAAGTGCGCATGGCGCGTGGCAGCGCAGTTCGGGATCATCGCCACCGGCAGGCTCGCCGCATGCGTGGGGTAGTCCCTGATCTTCACGTCGAGCACGGTGCTGAGGCCGCCGAGACCCTGCGCACCGATACCGAGTTCGTTCACCTTGCGGAACAGTTCGATGCGCATCTCCTCGGTGCGACTCGACGGCCCGCGTGCGATCAGGTCGTAGATGTCGACCGGATCGAGCAGGGCTTCCTTCGCCAGCAGCGTTGCCTTTTCGGCCGTGCCGCCGATGCCGATACCGAGCATGCCGGGCGGGCACCAGCCTGCACCCATGGTCGGCACGGTCTTCAACACCCAGTCGACGATCGAATCGGAAGGATTCAGCATCGCGAGCTTCGACTTGTTCTCGCTGCCGCCGCCCTTGGCTGCGACATGAACGTCGACCGTGTTGCCGGGTACGATGCGGTAGTGGATCACCGCCGGTGTATTGTCCCTGGTATTGCGGCGCGCACCGGCCGGGTCGGCCAGAATCGAGGCACGCAGCACGTTGTCGGGGTCCAGATACGCGCGGCGCACGCCCTCGTTGATCATGTCGTCGAGGCTCATCGTCGCGCCGTCCCAGCGCACGTCCATCCCGACCGTGACGAACACGGTGACGATGCCGGTGTCCTGGCAGATCGGACGATGCCCCTGTGCACACATGCGCGAGTTGATCAGGATCTGCGCGATCGCGTCCTTCGCACCCGGATTCCGTTCGCGCTGATACGCCTTGTGCATCGCCTGGATGAAGTCCACCGGGTGGTAGTACGAAATGAACTGCAGCGCATCGGCCACGCTGGCGATCAGGTCATCCTGGCGGATCAGGGTCATGCAGCGTCTCCTCGTGCGCAGGCCGGCATTCATGCCGACCGATCGTATGTACCGTTCCCGTCGGGCTGAAGCCCGACCTACGTGGCATTCACCCGTCGGGCTGAAGCCCGACCTACGTGGCATTCGCCTGTCGGGTTGAAGCCCGACCCACATGGCATTCACCCGTCGGGTTGAAACCCGACCTACGTGGCATTCGCCTGTCGGGATGAAGCCCGACCTACGTGGCGTTCACCTGTCGGGCTGAAGCCCGACCTACGTGGCATTCGCCTGTCGGGTTGAAACCCGACCTACGTGGCGTTCACCTGTCGGGTTGAAACCCGACCTACGTGGCGTTCACCTGTCGGGTTGAAACCCGACCTACGTCGTTTCGTGGGTCGGCATTCATGCCGACATCTTCTGCATTCAGGGTTGCAACGCCGACGGGGGATTCTCCAATCGCGTCAGGCGCTGGTTGACCTGGCGACGGAATTCCACGTTCGACTGCACCCACTGCTCGCCTTCCTTGAGCCTCGATTCCTGCGCGCTCTGCGTGCTGGTGAGCGTGTTCATGGTGCTGTTGAGACGACCAATCGCGCTCTGCAGGCTCCCCTGCTGCTCCTTCAGTGTCTTCAACTGCGCGGCGATCTCCTCGCCGGACGCGACACGCTGCTGCAGCTTCGTCTGCGCCGCTGCAATCTCGCCAAGCTGCTTGTGATCGGCATCGGCCGTGGCACTGGTCTTCTTCAGTGCGGCTTCGAGCTCATCGATGCGTGCACCGTTCTTGCGCCAGGCCGAGGCCCACAGCTTGTCGACCTCACCAGCGACTTCCTTCAGCTTGACCTGCATCGCGGCGCTCGACTGGTTCACGCTGTCGTCGGTGCTCGACAAACGCCCCTCGAGATCGGCAATACGCAGGTTCGACTGCGCAAGCGTCCGCTCGAGCGCCTGCGTGTGGTTGAACAGTACCGCAGCACCGGCCACGGCGGCGATCGCGCACAACAGTGCTGCGATCGCCAACGCCCGCCAGGCACCGGGAACGCCGGCGACGGTCTCGGCCGGCGCTGAGGATTCCTGCTTCCGTTGCTCGTGCACCTCGGCCTGCGGCTGGCGTCGGTACGGTGCGATCTCGTCGCGTTCCGGGACGATACTCGGAAGATCCGTCAAGTGGAGGTCATCGGGACTAGGCATCGCCGGGAGCGCTGTACGCGTGTCGATCGTAGGTCGGCGGATTATATCCAGCCGGGCGCAGATACAGACCTTCTTTTGTTGCCGAACTAGTACGGAATCAGGCCAGGCGCACGATCGTCCACAGCAGCAACGCAAATCCCGCCGTGCAGCCTGCGAGTCCGCGGACCGTGAGCATCGGTGGCCATATCCGACCCAGGATCGTGTTCGCCTCGACCACGCCAATGATGACGACGATTACCTCCAGCGCCATCTGCCCGGCATCGCGCAACGCCACCCCCGGCAAGTGTGCCGCGGAGGTCATGAACAGCAGCATTGCCAGCGAGAAGACGACGTTGGTGCGCGAGGCGAGCTGTGCGCGCGGGCCGGCGACTGCCGCATCGCCGACCGCCAGGCCACAGGCGATGCGGTGCTTGGGCCAGATCACGAACCAGACGTTCAGGAACATCAGGGTGCCGAGCAGCGCACCGACCGCGATATCCAGACTCAGGCCGCCGCTTGCCTCACCGGAGGTGAACATCAGCAGCACCCCGCTCAGGAACGTGAACAGCGCGGCCATCCGCGACCACGACAGGGAAAGCGGGACGAGTTTCTTGATCATGTCGACCCGGGCATCCGGGACGGCTTCCCGGAAATACTCGGACTGGATGAGGTTGAAGTAGTACGTCAGCCCGATCCACACGATACCGGCAAGCAGGTGCCCTGCACGCAACAGGAATTGCCACCATGGTTGCGAGATATCCGGCATGCGTTCGATCTCCGCGGGACAGGCCCTGTCGCGTGACGCCGGGGCATCTTAACGCAGCTTGTCGAACCGGTCTTCGTCCAGAACGAAACGCCCAACAAAAAACCCCGGCCGAAGCCGGGGTTTCCTGTCTCGTGGAAGAGCGCAGGGCTTACATCATGCCCATGTCGCCCATGCCACCCATGCCGCCCGGCATGCCGCCCGGAGCCGGCTTGTCTTCCGGCTTCTCGGCGATCATCACCTCGGTGGTGATCATCAGCGAGGCGACCGAAACGGCTGCCTGCAGCGCGGTACGCGTGACCTTGGTGGGATCCAGGATGCCCAGCTTGATCATGTCGCCGAAGTCATGGTTCGCCGCGTTGTAGCCGTAGTTGCCCTTGTGCTCCTTGACCTTGGCCAGGATCACCGAGGACTCCTCACCGGCGTTGGCGACGATCGCACGCAGCGGGGTTTCCATTGCCCGCAACGCGACCGCGATACCGTGGTTCTGGTCTTCGTTCTCGCCCGTCAGGCCCGCGATCGCCTGCACGCAACGCACCAGCGCCACGCCGCCACCGGCAACCACACCTTCCTCTACAGCAGCACGAGTCGAATGCAGCGCGTCCTCGACGCGTGCCTTCTTCTCCTTCATCTCGACTTCGGTACCCGCGCCGACCTTGATCACCGCAACACCGCCGGAGAGCTTGGCAACACGCTCCTGCAGCTTCTCGCGGTCATAGTCGGAGGAGGTTTCCTCGATCTGCACACGGATCTGCTTCACGCGCGCCTCGATGTCCTTGGCATCACCGGCACCGTCGATGATCGTGGTGTTGTCCTTGTCCATGGTCACGCGCTTGGCGGAGCCGAGGTGTTCGAGCGTGGTGTTCTCGAGTTCCAGACCCACTTCCTCGCTGACCACGGTGCCACCGGAGAGGATCGCGATGTCCTGCAGCATGGCCTTGCGACGGTCGCCGAAGCCCGGCGCCTTGCACGCAGCCACCTTGATAATGCCGCGCATGTTGTTGACGACCAGCGTCGCCAGCGCCTCGCCTTCGACGTCCTCGGCAACCACGACCAGCGGCTTGCCCGACTTCGCCACCTGCTCGAGCAGCGGCAACATGTCGCGGATGTTCGAGATCTTCTTGTCGACCAGCAGGATGAACGGGCTGTCGAGTTCGACCGTCATCTTTTCCTGGTTGTTGATGAAGTACGGCGACAGGTAACCGCGATCGAACTGCATGCCCTCGACGATGTCGAGTTCGTTGTCCAGACCCGAGCCTTCCTCGACCGTGATCACGCCTTCCTTGCCGACCTTCTCCATCGCCTCGGCGATGATGGTGCCGATGCTCTGGTCGCCGTTGGCGGAAATCGTGCCGACCTGCGCGATCGACTTGCTGTCCGCGCACGGTGTCGACAGCTTCTCGAGCTCGGCAACTGCAGCGGCAGCCGCCTTGTCGATGCCACGCTTCACGTCCATCGGGTTCATGCCGGCCGCTACTGCCTTCAGACCCTCGTTCACGATCGCCTGTGCCAGCACGGTGGCGGTGGTGGTACCGTCGCCTGCGGTATCGGAAGCCTTGGAGGCCACTTCCTTCACCATCTGCGCGCCCATGTTCTCGAACTTGTCCTTCAGCTCGATTTCCTTCGCGACCGACACGCCGTCCTTGGTGACGGTGGGTGCGCCGAAGGACTTGTCGAGAATGACGTTGCGCCCGCGCGGGCCGAGCGTGGTCTTCACCGCATCGGCGAGCAGGTTCACGCCCTTCATCATCTTCTGGCGAGCGGCGTCGCCAAACAGTACGTCTTTAGCAGCCATGTTTCTTCCCTTCTCTGGTTACAGCAGATTGTCTTGTGCAAATGACCGGATCGCGGCGCGGCACGTGGCCGCCGCAGCTCACTCGATCACGCCGTAGAGTTCGCTCTCGTTCAGGATCACGACTTCATCACCGTCGATCTTCACGGTGTTGCCCGAATACTGGCCGAACAGCACCCGGTCGCCGACCTTGACCGACATCGGACGCACGTCACCGTTGTCGAGCACCTTGCCAGTGCCCACGGCGAGCACTTCGCCCTGGGTCGGCTTTTCCTTCGCGGAACCGGGCAGTACGATCCCGCCAGCGGATACGGCTTCCTCTTCCCTGCGCTTCACAACGACGCGGTCGTACAGCGGACGAATTTTCATCGCTTCTCTCCCAATCAATGGTCTGTGGTTGCAAACACCCGAAATCCAGGCTCGAAGCAAGTCATTCGGCCCTGGCCGGCTGGCACTCTGCTTCGGGGAGTGCCAATCATATGCAGGAAACGCCCGACGTCAAGCTTGGACTGATCGGCGTCGAACGCTTCGCGCCGCCTCTTTGTGGGGGCAAATCCGCGCAGTTCAAGAGCTCGGGTCGGCATTCGCGCGTTCTGGCGTTACCATGGTGCGATTGCGACCCGTACCACCTTCCGACTCAGGA
Proteins encoded in this region:
- a CDS encoding aspartate carbamoyltransferase, producing MDFAGSHILSVERFERADIERVFDVADSMAPYAHRHRITRVLEGAILGNMFFEPSTRTRVSFGCAFNLLGGDVRETTGFESSAISKGESLYDTARVISGYSDIIAMRHPVAGSVAEFAAASRVPVVNGGDGANEHPTQALLDLYTIRKEMRDRGGSVDGLRIAMIGDLRFGRTVHSLSKLLACFERVHLTCIAPAELRMPGEIVEFLRTRGHTVVESDAMEQSIAHVDIAYSTRIQEERFTSREEANLFRGRYRLNQAIYTQFCEPNTVIMHPLPRDSRAEANELDPDLNENPNLAIFRQTDNGVLVRMALFALVLDVVHLVRRHESPVSWYTGKRFAE
- the murJ gene encoding murein biosynthesis integral membrane protein MurJ; translation: MNESAVRANTGRRLFRSSLVVGAMTMISRVAGLVRDVVIASMFGAAANADAFFIAFRIPQFLRRLFAEGAFSQAFVPVLSEYRATRTVAEVKGLVDAVSGVLGAALLAVIALAVVGAPVVTLVFAPGFTQMPEKMALTAGMIRITFPYLFFISMTGFAGAVLNSYSRFAVPALTPVFLNLTLIAGALVASRWFAEPVFALAWAVFMAGLIQLLFQLPFLARLQMLPRPRLEVGHPGVRRILKLMLPALFGVSVSQINLLIDTVLASFLPTGSVSWLYYAERLTELPLGVFGIAIATVILPGLSREYSTRSPEEFRHTLDWAIKMILLIALPATLALVLLAAPILDTLFGYGAMSQRDVSMASLSLAAMALGLPAFMLIKVLATAYYSRQDTRTPVIIGIKAMVANMGLNLLLVIPLHHLWQVGHVGLSLATTLAAYLNAGLLLLGLLRREVYRPEPGLRRDMAKMLVAVTLMGALLVATFPWLSQLAAFGWPVRVLRLTAACTAGVVVYFAALALLFPAERGRIRSLLQRP
- a CDS encoding fumarate hydratase, whose amino-acid sequence is MTLIRQDDLIASVADALQFISYYHPVDFIQAMHKAYQRERNPGAKDAIAQILINSRMCAQGHRPICQDTGIVTVFVTVGMDVRWDGATMSLDDMINEGVRRAYLDPDNVLRASILADPAGARRNTRDNTPAVIHYRIVPGNTVDVHVAAKGGGSENKSKLAMLNPSDSIVDWVLKTVPTMGAGWCPPGMLGIGIGGTAEKATLLAKEALLDPVDIYDLIARGPSSRTEEMRIELFRKVNELGIGAQGLGGLSTVLDVKIRDYPTHAASLPVAMIPNCAATRHAHFVLDGSGPALQEPPALDAWPDITWEAADARRVNLDTVTREDLAQWKTGETLLLSGRMLTGRDAAHKKMTDMIAAGEKLPVDLANRFIYYVGPVDPVRDEVVGPAGPTTATRMDKFTRTMLEKTGLIGMIGKSERGPTAIEAIRDNQAVYLMAVGGAAYLVSKAITAAKVVAFPELGMEAIYEFEVKDMPVTVAVDTRGESVHTTGPKMWQSRIAAERIEVV
- a CDS encoding antitermination protein NusG produces the protein MPDISQPWWQFLLRAGHLLAGIVWIGLTYYFNLIQSEYFREAVPDARVDMIKKLVPLSLSWSRMAALFTFLSGVLLMFTSGEASGGLSLDIAVGALLGTLMFLNVWFVIWPKHRIACGLAVGDAAVAGPRAQLASRTNVVFSLAMLLFMTSAAHLPGVALRDAGQMALEVIVVIIGVVEANTILGRIWPPMLTVRGLAGCTAGFALLLWTIVRLA
- a CDS encoding NUDIX domain-containing protein; this encodes MRPFGHDDVEFVGEKTVWSGFWKLKRFRLRFRRFAGGWSEVVSRELHCRGEAVGVLLYDPVLDAVGMVEQFRIGAAFRAGSPWLLELVAGLVEPGETPAEVAVRETAEESGSIVRELLPVAGYYSSPGGTDEYFHLFCARVNLDGVRELHGMANEHEDIRLHVIPYAKLVEMQRDGRFDNAHTLIALQWLHLERDGIRRAWA
- the sbcB gene encoding exodeoxyribonuclease I — protein: MAPEPSFYWHDYETFGANPASDRPAQFAGLRTDAELREIGEPLLLYCRPPEDYLPHPDACLITGITPQLAHERGLAEREFIARIHAELVQPATCAVGYNSIRFDDEFTRHTLYRNFFDPYEREWRNGNSRWDLIDVLRMARALRPDGIEWPDHPDGRPSFRLGDLSRANGIEHADAHDALADVRATLALARLLRARQPKLFGYALRARDKNWVRAQFDYSGAKPLLHVSARFAAENGNMALVLPLAEHPGQPNKVIVCNLALDPSPLERFDGERLRELLYTPAAALPADTARVPLKELHLNRSPMVAPAAMLTPELAARHGIDLARCESNRQRVCAIRGLREKLAAIYREAAERPLVDPELALYDRFFCDRDRRLADRVRLLDGAELARQSFPFEDERLQELLFRYRARNFRSSLSANESARWREHCEERVQRKPLRGGLDCAALRERIEVLRVERDGDARAQAVLDAVAAWGDERCGSGFSPTDASARDMSA
- the thpR gene encoding RNA 2',3'-cyclic phosphodiesterase → MGLIRCFLAIDPGAALRARLVALHAALAAHFPSPALRWIAPEDYHLTLVFLGQVRVDEVVRIRECVAAVTPTLVPLRYRLVAARAFPDAHKPRVLAALPDDPQPLLRWHAPLAFTLAQAGFAIEHRAYRPHLSLARWKGRPADTQPADLALELDGEARAVTLYESRGGHYWPLFRERCGRGLRSE